In the Silene latifolia isolate original U9 population chromosome 1, ASM4854445v1, whole genome shotgun sequence genome, caaaaaaaattatataaggctgtaattttcaaaaagtgatttttaaaaggttgtaatcaacaattttctctaatatttttcctaaaacttaatttaattgctcaaatgacaTAAAACAAAAAAGATGGAttataatttaccaattaataaattaatttacttgtttatcatttattaatattatttgttgagttttaacTAATAAatccaattttattttttttgttaaggattaaaaatttatttaattaattaaattgggaTCGTTGATGGTTCGTAGTGGCTACCTAATCATTCAAATTAGGATGATACACGACTAGACTTTGGACAATAATATAGCAAATCGGCGCTCCATTATTTCATCTAATTAGTTTGATGGTGAATTGTGGTTCGtggtggctacctagttaataactcaaattagtataattactagggttaatattattattacttatgttctttttattattataataataataataataataataataataacaacaacaacaacaacaacaacaacaacaacaacaacaacaacaacaacaacaacaacaacaacaacaacaacaacaacaacaacaacaacaacaacaacaacaacaacaactgatTCTGAGGCATCGTATTATCCCCAATATTACTAGGAATAAGATTCTTCTTCTTAGGAACCTCCTTACTAGGAATCGTAGTCTCCTTATTCTGAGGCAATGTATTATCCCCAATCGGATTAGTCGGTGCAGAAGGGATTCCAGAATCTtccgaagaagatgaagaagcagGTGGTACAACAGTAATACTTCGTGTCCCTGAAGAGCCGATAGGTTGTTGAGGACATATTGCTTGCGGCGGCTGGccgatagttttttttttttttttttttttttttttttttttgcaagaaggtTATACTCATTTATATTCATCCTCAATGGGGAAAATAAACGAGAAAAATCTTACAAAAAGCAAAACTCCACCAAAACACAACTAGGAAATAAAACAACTAGACTAATGAGACAGATTCAATCCAACTACGAAGCTTGATATCACTACTACCAGCAAGACGAGTTCTTAAAATCCACTGGAGCTGAGTGGCAACCTGAACTGGGTTTCTATTGCAACCCTTGAAGACCCGATTGTTTCTCTCCTCCCAAATTGCAAAAACCATACCAGCCAAACTACAAGTCATGAGGGTAGTCTTTCATTTGGGCGTGCTAGCAGGAGCTTGTACAGCCAGTTCTTGAGATCAAAAGAAGACCAAGAGCTAGGGAATCCAAGCCACGGAAGCATCAGCCGACGAACATGCTGAGAATACTGGCAATGAAAAAACAGGTGCCTATGAGATTCTGACGCACACTTGCACAAACAACACCAATTTACAAGGGGATAGCCTCTAAAGCTAATCCTGTCCACAGTAGACAGCACTTTTTGAACAGCTTGAAAGGTACAAACACGATGCTTGGGAAGGATCTCAGAGCAAGATAAGACTCTAGTCCAACCAAGCTTCTGGTGCTTAGTTCTAAAGATATCATACGCCCTTCTTACAAGGAAATGACCCCGCAAAACACAGGAATTGAGTACGGACTGAGCATCAGCAGAATTTCCAGCAATGGCAAGCAAGCAATCCCTGGTTTTTAGAATAGCTCTCCAACTTCCAGCATGATGAGGTTTACTGCAGGTTACCCAGATGGAAGAACCCATCATGTTGTAATCTCTAGACCACTTGTCCCAAATCCCCTCCCTGTTCTGGGTTAATAACCAAATCCACCGACTGAGTAAAGCTTTATTCCAACTCAGAAGTTCCTTAATATTGAAGCCACCTTCAGACCAAGGCGAGCAAATAGATTTCCAACTTTGAAAGATCATTTTCCTTTTACCATTAGGAATGCCCCAGAAGTAGTTCTTACACAGTTCATTAACCAATTTAGCAACAATCTTAGGAAGAAGGAGAGCAGAGCACCAGCAGTTCTCAAGACCAAACAAGACAGAGGTAATGAGCTGGAGCTTACCAGCATAGGAGAGAAGATTCCCAGTCTAGTGATGTATAGAAGACTGAATCCTATCCATCATGGATTTGAACATATTAGGAGCCAGCTTCCCAGGATTAAGAGTGACCCCCGGATATCTAAAAGGGAATCGCTCCTCAGAATAGCCAGTAAGGTCACCAATTTGCTTCCTAATAGCTTCATCCACCCCACCAAAATAGATGCTTGTTTTAGCTGGGTTAGCATGAAGTCCAGAAATCCTAGCAAAGTCAGAAAGACACTGTGACACAGCAGCAACTGAAGGAACGTCACCCCGCACAAAGACCATTAAGTCATCAATAAAAATCAGATGATTAAGTCTGAGTTTAGCACATTTAGGATGAGATGATACTTGGGGAAGAAGGTGGAGTCCCGCAGTTGTCTAGAAAGAATTTCCTTACTAAGAACAAAAAGGTATGGGGAAAGGGGGTCCCCTTGCCTAACCCCAGACTTGCCAGGAAAGAAGCCACTTATTGAACCATTAACTTTCAGAGAAAACCAAGTTGAAGTGATGCAACCAAGAACCCATTGAACAAATTTAGGAGGAAAGGCCAAACCGTGCAACATCTGTCTAATGAAATCCCATTGAAGAGAATCAAACGCTTTTCTAATGTCCACCTTGGCCgatagttttattattattattattattattattattattattatgattactattattattattattattattattattattattattataattataattactattattataattattattactagtattattattactattattattattaataattaattaattaattaattaatcatcctcattattgttattgtaatgaatattatagttattaaaatcaataatattcatattaatataatcattactattactaatattaatattaatatgaatattaatattaattaataataatattattaataacattgttaattttaattttaatattactattattaatacctaattgTTTTCTCATATACGAATTTTagtctttcacatacactttttcaatAAACTTTCTATTTTGTACATTTTCACCCAAAACTGAACCAAATGAACtcttaaattaatatttttcctaaaacttaatttaattgctcaaatgacaTAAAACATAAAAGATGGATTCtaatttaccaattaataaattaatttacttgtttatcatttattaatattatttgttgagttttaacTAATAAAtccaattttatttttttgttaaggatgaaaaatttatttaattaaattaggattgttgacGGTTCGTAGTGGCTACCTAATCATTCAAATTAGGATGATACACGACTAGACTTTGGACAATAATATAGCAAATCGGCGCTCCATTATTTCATCTAATTAGTTTGATGGTGAATCGTGGTTCGtggtggctacctagttaataactcaaattagtataattactagggttaatattattattacttatGTTCTttttcttataataataataataataataataataataataataataataagctctacttctcccttcgtacttgctcccctagtgtttttcggtctgtccatcttccttttgataccgctctgcgttctagcttggaacgtattgtcaccgcgtcagggccgggttttgggaattggcagtggcgccttgctacattcccttttcatcttggtggacttggtgtctatgcggcgggagatgttttattttatgcttttattgcgtcccgcttgcgatCTGGGTTTgcgagctaagctcctcggcccttccggTGTTGTAGCCGCTggccccgcttttgatgatgcttgcgtgtgtttactgcgactacaggttctgatattttaggtcaccctagtgaaattgctgcccccaaacttatgaagaaattggcagacatttatttcacgacggttcttTCGCctcgagtctgttttctctttgacaccgcgcCCGCTTGCTTTATAAGCGATCTCggcaggttctcactcctctgattggttacgtgcggttcctatctcggggttggggcagactatgaacgggaggacttaccgtagtgttttggggtatcgtctgggtgttccgttattcacggtatctaggcccgtcccgctgcttgctctcgggtttttgctgggatgtttttggggaccacgctgtttcttgtctttgtcttgtgggcgttaaacatcggcataaccttgtccgggacactctttttgacatctgctatagatccgtATTTCTgcggaaaggaggttgatatcggtttggttgatgggcatggtggctctcttcgtcctgcggatttattgctttattcttgggacagggggcgggATGTGTGTGTCGACcgacaggttcttcacctttgactcggtcgggttggcgattttgtgcgggcgggttgtcgccgatcttttcggcgaaagtgtgctaagtgtggggatttgtgcgcgatgGCGgtttatggtttcctacctttctctttctcttcacttgggagctgggttcggatctttgttgccttgctcaagcggatccgaaattctcggtatctcgggatgcggggctagggtggccgcttacatttttactagacttagctttgctattgctaagggtgtgggagcccaggttgtctctcggctccccaccaatttcatgtaaacttttatttttattttaatgaaagttgcgcgcatcccttcataataataataataataataataataataataataataataataataataataataataataataataataataataagaacaacaacaacaacaacaacaacaacaacaacaacaacaacaacaacaacaacaacaacaacaacaacaacaacaacaacaacaacaacaacaacaacaacaacaactggTTTTGAGGCATCGTATTATCCCCAATATTACTAGGATTAAGATTCTTCTTCTTAGGAACCTCCTTACTAGGAATCGTAGTCTCCTTATTCCGAGGCAATGTATTATCCCCAATCAGATTAATCGGTGCATAAGGGATTCAAGAATCTtccgaagaagatgaagaagcagGTGGTACAACAGTAGTACTTCGTGTCCCTGAAGAGCCGATAGGTTGTTGATGACCTATTGCTTGCGGCGGCtggcttattattattattattattattattattattattattattattattattattattattattattattattattattattattattattattattattattattattattattattattattattattataattattattattattattattactattattactattattactattattattattactattattattattattattattattattattactagtattattattattattattattaattaattaattaattaattaatcatcctcattatttttattataatgaatattatggttattaaaatcaataatattcatattaatataatcattactattactaatattaatatgaatatgaatatgaatattaattaataataatattattaataacatttataatgttaattttaatattactattattaatacctaattgTTTTCTCATatacgaattttactctttcacatatacTTTTTCCATAAACTTTTTATTTTATACCATTTTCGTAGTGGCTACCTAATCATTCAAATTAGGATGATACACGACTAGACGTTTGACAATAATATAGCAAATCGGTGCTCCATTTTTTCATCTAATTAGTTTGATGGTGAATCGTAGTTCGTGGTGGCTACCCAGTTAATaactcaaattagtataattactagggttaatattattattacttatGTTCTTTTTcttataataataacaacaacaacaacaacaacaacaacaacaacaacaacaacaacaccaacaacaacaacaacaacaacaacaacaacaacaacaacaacaacaacaacaacaacaacaactgatTCAGAGGCATCGTATTATCCCCAATATTACTAGGATTAATATTCTTCTTCTTAGGAACCTCCTTACTAAGAATCGTAGTCTCCTTATTCTGAGGCAATGTATTATCCCCAACCGGATTAATCGGTGCAGTAGGGATTCCAGAATCTtccgaagaagatgaagaagcagGTGGTACCACAGTAGTACTTGGTGTCCCTAAAGAGCTGATAGATTGTTGAGGACCTATTGCTTGCGGCGGCTGGCCgatagttttattattattattattattattattattattattattattattattattattattattattatttatattattattattattattattattattatttatattattattattattattattattattattattattattattattattattattattattattattattacttgtattattattattattattattaattaattaattaattaattaatcatcctcattatttttattataatgaatattatggttattaaaatcaataatattcatattaatataatcattactattactaatattaatatgaatatgaatatgaatattaattaataataatattattaataa is a window encoding:
- the LOC141656392 gene encoding uncharacterized protein LOC141656392, which produces MVFVRGDVPSVAAVSQCLSDFARISGLHANPAKTSIYFGGVDEAIRKQIGDLTGYSEERFPFRYPGTGNLLSYAGKLQLITSVLFGLENCWCSALLLPKIVAKLVNELCKNYFWGIPNGKRKMIFQSWKSICSPWSEGGFNIKELLSWNKALLSRWIWLLTQNREGIWDKWSRDYNMMGSSIWVTCSKPHHAGSWRAILKTRDCLLAIAGNSADAQSVLNSCVLRGHFLVRRAYDIFRTKHQKLGWTRVLSCSEILPKHRVCTFQAVQKVLSTVDRISFRGYPLVNWCCLCKCASESHRHLFFHCQYSQHVRRLMLPWLGFPSSWSSFDLKNWLYKLLLARPNERLPS